The following proteins are encoded in a genomic region of Magnolia sinica isolate HGM2019 chromosome 1, MsV1, whole genome shotgun sequence:
- the LOC131250384 gene encoding uncharacterized protein LOC131250384 isoform X2 — MDGLFSVKSYVFIFEVLLLEIINGKRNNDCFRDDPSQNLIRYRDNSELAETDGLEGYKHCHTTDKLFNRKFEKAPEPMERDFMSQIIRYLLDSFDYTTGSKYLLKSTYI; from the exons ATGGATGGGCTTTTCTCAGTGAAATCATATGTCTTTATCTTTGAGGTCTTACTGCTGGAGATCATTAATGGCAAGAGGAACAACGACTGTTTCAGGGACGATCCTTCACAGAATTTGATAAGATAT AGAGATAATTCAGAATTAGCAGAGACAGATGGGCTGGAAGGATATAAGCATTGCCACACCACTGACAAGTTGTTCAATAGAAAATTTGAAA AGGCACCCGAACCAATGGAAAGAGATTTCATGTCCCAAATCATA AGATACTTGTTGGATTCTTTTGATTACACAACTGGCTCAAAGTATTTGTTGAAGTCAACCTACATCTAG
- the LOC131250384 gene encoding uncharacterized protein LOC131250384 isoform X1, with amino-acid sequence MDGLFSVKSYVFIFEVLLLEIINGKRNNDCFRDDPSQNLIRYRDNSELAETDGLEGYKHCHTTDKLFNRKFEKAPEPMERDFMSQIIQRYLLDSFDYTTGSKYLLKSTYI; translated from the exons ATGGATGGGCTTTTCTCAGTGAAATCATATGTCTTTATCTTTGAGGTCTTACTGCTGGAGATCATTAATGGCAAGAGGAACAACGACTGTTTCAGGGACGATCCTTCACAGAATTTGATAAGATAT AGAGATAATTCAGAATTAGCAGAGACAGATGGGCTGGAAGGATATAAGCATTGCCACACCACTGACAAGTTGTTCAATAGAAAATTTGAAA AGGCACCCGAACCAATGGAAAGAGATTTCATGTCCCAAATCATA CAGAGATACTTGTTGGATTCTTTTGATTACACAACTGGCTCAAAGTATTTGTTGAAGTCAACCTACATCTAG